Proteins encoded together in one Ralstonia insidiosa window:
- a CDS encoding D-amino-acid transaminase, which produces MSRIVFLNGQYVPAAEATVSIMDRGFTFADGIYEVTAVARGKLVDSDAHLARLTRSLSAIDIENPYSEAEWTRVCEELVARNGLEEGVVYMQVTRGVAERDFGIPAQITPTAVAFTQVKTIVDSPLARKGATVVTVPDLRWKRCDIKSVGLLPQVMAKQMAAAAGANEAWMTDGDRVTEGASSTAFIITADKRLITRPLSNAVLPGITRVSILALAREHGLTLEERTFTVQEAQQAAEAFYTSASTFVMPVAAIDGVKIGNGQPGPLTQALRALYLRFAGIDAAEPVDQM; this is translated from the coding sequence ATGTCCCGAATCGTCTTCCTGAACGGCCAATATGTGCCCGCCGCCGAAGCCACCGTCTCCATCATGGACCGTGGCTTCACCTTTGCCGATGGCATTTACGAAGTGACCGCCGTGGCGCGCGGCAAGCTCGTCGACAGCGATGCGCACCTCGCGCGCCTGACGCGCTCGCTGTCTGCCATCGACATCGAGAACCCATACAGCGAAGCCGAATGGACGCGCGTGTGCGAAGAACTGGTGGCGCGCAACGGCCTGGAAGAGGGTGTCGTCTACATGCAGGTCACGCGTGGCGTGGCCGAGCGCGACTTTGGCATTCCTGCGCAAATCACGCCGACAGCCGTGGCCTTCACGCAGGTCAAGACCATTGTCGACAGCCCGCTTGCACGCAAGGGCGCGACCGTTGTGACGGTGCCCGACCTGCGCTGGAAGCGTTGCGATATCAAGAGTGTCGGTCTGCTGCCGCAGGTGATGGCCAAGCAGATGGCCGCCGCCGCGGGCGCGAACGAGGCCTGGATGACCGATGGCGACCGTGTGACCGAAGGCGCGTCGTCCACCGCCTTCATCATCACGGCAGACAAGCGACTGATTACGCGCCCGCTGTCGAACGCTGTACTGCCGGGCATCACGCGTGTGTCGATCCTGGCGCTGGCGCGCGAGCATGGTCTGACGCTGGAGGAGCGCACCTTCACCGTGCAGGAAGCCCAACAGGCGGCCGAGGCGTTTTACACCAGCGCATCAACGTTTGTGATGCCCGTGGCGGCCATTGACGGTGTGAAGATCGGGAATGGCCAGCCCGGCCCGCTGACGCAGGCATTGCGCGCGCTGTATCTGCGGTTTGCCGGTATTGACGCTGCCGAACCGGTCGACCAGATGTGA
- a CDS encoding ABC transporter permease subunit: MNTLTKSSDQTGQRGWFSRNRVLTALFVIVLALVPVVPTPEFWITLLNYIGLYSLVALGLVLLTGVGGLTSFGQAAFVGLGAYSTAYLTTQYGLSPWLGLLAGLVITMVCAYVIGLITMRMSGHYLPLATIAWGLSLFFLFGNLEFLGKYDGLNGIPVLNVLGKPLQTGREMFYLIWAVVVVAVLAVQNLLNSRPGRAIRALKGGGTMAEAMGVNTAWMKVVIFVFAAVLACISGFLYAHLQRAVNPTPFGLNYGIEYLFMAVVGGVGHVWGAVLGAGLLTILKDSLQSILPKLLGSNGNFEIIVFGVLLVLLLQHARDGVWPFIRKLFPSAPTARAPEDAPALKQREKPQAGELILDVRAARKEFGGLVAVNDVSFQVKAGEIIGLIGPNGAGKSTTFNLVTGVLPVTRGEVLYRGEQISGKPSREIVKRGIGRTFQHVQLLSGMTVLENVAIGAHLRGDFAAQGGVLASVVRMNQAEEQKLLFEARRQLERVGLADCMYQEAGSLALGQQRILEIARALCCDPALLLLDEPAAGLRYKEKQALAALLTKLKAEGMSVLLVEHDMDFVMNLTDRLVVMEFGTKIAEGLPQEVQQNPAVLEAYLGGVE, from the coding sequence ATGAACACGCTCACCAAATCTTCTGACCAGACCGGCCAGCGCGGCTGGTTCTCGCGTAACCGCGTGTTGACGGCTCTCTTCGTGATCGTGCTGGCGCTGGTGCCGGTGGTGCCGACGCCCGAGTTCTGGATCACGCTGTTGAATTACATCGGGCTCTATAGCCTTGTCGCGCTGGGTCTTGTGCTGCTCACGGGTGTGGGCGGGCTGACCTCGTTTGGGCAGGCGGCGTTTGTTGGCCTGGGTGCATACAGCACCGCCTATTTGACGACGCAGTACGGGCTGTCTCCGTGGCTCGGCTTGCTCGCCGGGCTGGTCATCACGATGGTCTGCGCTTATGTGATCGGACTCATCACGATGCGCATGTCGGGCCACTACCTGCCGCTGGCGACGATTGCCTGGGGCCTTTCGTTGTTCTTCCTGTTCGGCAATCTGGAGTTTCTGGGCAAGTACGACGGGCTGAACGGCATTCCCGTGCTGAACGTGCTTGGCAAGCCTTTGCAGACCGGGCGCGAGATGTTCTACCTGATCTGGGCCGTGGTGGTGGTGGCCGTGCTGGCGGTGCAGAACCTGCTGAACTCGCGCCCAGGCCGCGCCATCCGCGCACTCAAGGGCGGCGGCACGATGGCCGAGGCGATGGGCGTGAACACGGCGTGGATGAAGGTGGTGATCTTCGTGTTTGCGGCCGTGCTGGCGTGCATCTCGGGCTTTCTCTATGCGCACTTGCAGCGCGCGGTCAACCCGACGCCGTTTGGCCTGAATTACGGCATCGAATATCTGTTCATGGCGGTGGTCGGTGGCGTGGGCCATGTGTGGGGTGCGGTGCTGGGCGCGGGCTTGCTGACCATCCTGAAGGACAGCCTGCAGAGCATCCTGCCGAAGCTGCTGGGCTCCAACGGCAACTTCGAGATCATCGTGTTCGGTGTGCTGCTGGTGCTGTTGTTGCAGCACGCGCGCGATGGCGTATGGCCCTTCATCCGCAAGCTGTTTCCGTCGGCACCGACGGCCCGCGCGCCGGAAGATGCGCCCGCGCTCAAGCAGCGCGAGAAACCGCAGGCTGGCGAGTTGATCCTTGACGTGCGTGCTGCACGCAAGGAGTTTGGTGGCTTGGTGGCGGTGAACGACGTCAGCTTCCAGGTGAAAGCCGGCGAGATCATCGGTCTGATCGGCCCCAACGGCGCCGGCAAATCGACCACCTTCAACCTCGTCACCGGCGTGCTGCCGGTCACGCGCGGCGAGGTGCTTTACCGAGGCGAGCAGATCAGCGGTAAGCCCTCGCGCGAGATCGTCAAGCGCGGCATCGGCCGGACTTTCCAGCACGTGCAACTGCTGTCGGGTATGACGGTGCTGGAGAACGTGGCCATCGGTGCCCACCTGCGTGGCGATTTTGCGGCGCAGGGCGGGGTGCTCGCCAGCGTGGTGCGCATGAATCAAGCGGAAGAGCAAAAGCTGCTGTTCGAGGCACGCCGCCAGCTGGAACGCGTTGGCCTGGCCGATTGCATGTATCAGGAAGCCGGCAGCCTGGCGCTTGGCCAGCAACGGATTCTGGAAATCGCCCGTGCGCTGTGCTGCGACCCGGCACTGCTGTTGCTGGACGAACCCGCCGCCGGCCTACGTTACAAGGAGAAGCAGGCCCTGGCCGCGCTGCTCACCAAGCTCAAGGCCGAAGGCATGAGCGTGCTACTGGTCGAGCACGACATGGATTTCGTCATGAACCTGACCGATCGGCTTGTCGTGATGGAATTCGGCACCAAGATCGCCGAAGGTTTGCCGCAGGAAGTGCAGCAGAACCCGGCCGTGCTGGAAGCCTATCTGGGCGGCGTGGAATAA
- a CDS encoding bifunctional aspartate transaminase/aspartate 4-decarboxylase — protein sequence MTTNPTQKSKELEALGQLSPFELKDVLIQLAQSDSQRIMLNAGRGNPNFLALEPRHGFFQLGLFALEESERSFSFLAEKIGGIPTKQGFEARFESFARRNADVPGVKFLHHAVSYVRDQLGLSAEDFLAEMVNGILGCNYPVPDRMLKISEQIAARYLKQEMIGSAPFVGQFDLFAVEGGTAAMTYLFSTLKENFLLNAGDKIALGMPIFTPYIEIPELNSFQLVEVKLNADPFNGWQYTDEELDKLRDPSVKAFFLVNPSNPPSVKISKDGLKKLKAIIDERHKAGNDLIILTDDVYGTFADDFVSLFAVAPYNTILVYSYSKYFGATGWRLGTIATHEKNVLDDKLAALPEDKRKILHQRYASITTEPDQLKFIDRLVADSRTVALNHTAGLSTPQQVQMALFSLYALMDQPDAYKAAVKRLVRGRKAALYQALGIECDADENDVAYYNILDAEVVGRKTYGEAFVQWFKTKTKPADVLFRLAKESGVVLLPGNGFGALNPSVRVSLANLNEPDYIRIGATLQRLLEEYHQRWQDEGGN from the coding sequence ATGACTACCAATCCGACGCAAAAATCCAAGGAGCTGGAAGCCCTTGGGCAACTGAGCCCGTTTGAACTGAAGGACGTGCTGATCCAGCTCGCGCAGAGCGATTCGCAACGCATCATGCTCAATGCCGGGCGCGGCAATCCAAACTTCCTGGCATTGGAGCCACGCCACGGTTTCTTCCAGCTTGGCCTGTTCGCGCTGGAGGAGTCCGAGCGCTCGTTCTCGTTCCTGGCCGAGAAGATTGGCGGCATCCCGACCAAGCAAGGCTTTGAGGCGCGCTTTGAAAGCTTTGCACGCCGCAATGCCGATGTGCCTGGCGTGAAGTTTCTGCATCACGCTGTGTCGTACGTACGCGATCAACTTGGCCTTTCCGCCGAGGACTTTCTGGCGGAGATGGTGAACGGCATTCTCGGTTGCAACTATCCGGTGCCTGACCGCATGCTGAAGATCAGTGAGCAGATTGCCGCGCGGTACCTGAAGCAGGAAATGATCGGCAGTGCGCCATTCGTCGGCCAGTTTGATCTGTTTGCCGTCGAAGGCGGTACGGCGGCGATGACGTATCTGTTCAGCACGCTCAAGGAGAACTTCCTGCTCAATGCCGGCGACAAGATTGCGCTGGGCATGCCGATCTTCACGCCTTACATCGAGATTCCGGAGCTCAACAGCTTCCAGCTTGTCGAGGTCAAGCTCAATGCAGACCCATTCAATGGCTGGCAATACACCGACGAAGAGCTCGACAAGCTGCGCGACCCGAGCGTGAAGGCGTTCTTCCTGGTCAACCCCAGCAACCCGCCGTCGGTCAAGATCTCCAAAGACGGCTTAAAGAAGCTCAAGGCCATCATTGATGAGCGCCACAAGGCCGGTAACGATCTCATCATCCTGACCGACGACGTGTACGGCACGTTTGCGGATGACTTTGTCTCGCTGTTTGCGGTGGCGCCGTACAACACGATCCTCGTGTATTCGTACTCCAAGTACTTCGGTGCGACGGGTTGGCGCCTGGGCACCATCGCCACGCATGAGAAGAACGTGCTGGACGATAAGCTGGCCGCACTGCCTGAGGACAAGCGCAAGATCCTGCACCAGCGCTATGCGTCCATCACGACCGAACCCGATCAACTCAAGTTCATTGATCGCCTGGTGGCGGACAGCCGTACCGTGGCGCTGAACCACACGGCAGGCTTGTCGACGCCACAGCAGGTGCAGATGGCGCTGTTCTCGCTGTACGCGCTCATGGATCAGCCGGATGCCTACAAGGCCGCGGTCAAACGCCTGGTGCGCGGGCGCAAGGCTGCCCTGTACCAGGCCCTCGGTATCGAGTGCGATGCAGACGAGAACGACGTCGCGTACTACAACATCCTCGATGCCGAAGTCGTTGGACGCAAGACCTATGGCGAGGCGTTCGTGCAGTGGTTCAAGACCAAGACCAAACCGGCGGATGTGCTGTTCCGCCTGGCCAAGGAGAGCGGTGTGGTGCTGCTGCCCGGCAACGGCTTCGGCGCACTCAACCCATCGGTGCGCGTGTCGCTGGCCAACTTGAACGAGCCGGACTACATCCGCATTGGCGCAACGCTGCAGCGCTTGCTGGAGGAGTATCACCAGCGCTGGCAGGATGAGGGCGGCAATTAA
- a CDS encoding GNAT family N-acetyltransferase yields the protein MSDLIIRPVADTDLPGILAVQQACYGDGFLESGDALASRWARSPAMCLVALDGAAVVGYLLSHAWHAWAPPKLHVPLPATDAADVLWFVHDMAIAPAGRGQRLGERLYATACASARAQGLRQSRLVAVQGADAFWRRLGYQSTHMESTQLTALRSVYGDDAELMERPLR from the coding sequence ATGTCCGACCTCATCATCCGACCTGTTGCCGATACCGATCTGCCTGGCATTCTGGCCGTGCAGCAGGCGTGTTACGGCGATGGGTTCCTGGAATCCGGCGATGCGCTTGCCAGCCGCTGGGCACGCAGCCCGGCCATGTGCCTGGTCGCGCTGGATGGCGCCGCGGTGGTCGGCTACCTGCTCTCGCATGCGTGGCATGCATGGGCGCCACCCAAACTGCACGTCCCCCTGCCGGCGACAGATGCAGCGGACGTACTCTGGTTCGTGCATGACATGGCCATTGCGCCGGCAGGCCGCGGCCAGCGCCTGGGCGAGCGACTGTACGCAACCGCGTGCGCCAGCGCCCGGGCACAGGGCCTGCGCCAATCGCGGCTGGTGGCAGTGCAAGGTGCCGATGCCTTCTGGCGCCGCCTCGGCTACCAGTCCACCCACATGGAAAGCACGCAGTTGACGGCGCTGCGCAGCGTCTACGGCGACGACGCTGAGCTGATGGAACGCCCATTGCGCTGA
- the aspT gene encoding aspartate-alanine antiporter — protein MDWIHTVFKSVPETALFLSLAIGYAVGKINFGKFQIGGVGGSLIAAVLISQFGVTIDSGVKSIMFALFIYAVGYESGPQFFSSLNRSTLREIAMAVFLAVSGLVTILVCGKLFGFDKGLTAGIAAGGMTQSAVIGTAGDALSRMGLPADEVARLQSNVAIGYAVTYVFGSLGAIIMCVNILPRLMGRELRDDAKKAELEMAGGKRPLEQGEVASLPALVGRVYDVTTGAGKTVAEVETTLDDGITIERVLRNGEEIAIAPNLTLQHADRVLLIGRREAAAKAWTLLGDESAMSSDMDQPLQVRDVVFTRKGASHKTLGELKAQATRDMKHGVYIARITRMGKAVPLLDGTILLHGDVVTLHGAPSDIKRASVEVGYPVPPGDKTDFVYLGLGVLVGLLIGTLVAKVGGIPLTLGSGGGALLSGLVFGWLRGKHPTFGQLPNAASQILKDMGLAAFVACVGLGSGAQAWATLQKSGVSIFIAGVIVTMVPLILTYLFGRYVLRYDNVAVLAGALSGARSANPAFGGVLEKAESSVPTIPFAITYALANVLLTLLGPLVIAFA, from the coding sequence ATGGATTGGATTCACACCGTGTTCAAGAGCGTGCCGGAGACGGCGCTCTTTCTGTCGCTTGCCATTGGCTATGCGGTCGGCAAGATCAATTTCGGCAAGTTTCAGATCGGCGGTGTGGGCGGATCGCTGATTGCCGCGGTGCTGATCAGCCAGTTTGGCGTGACGATCGATTCTGGCGTGAAGAGCATCATGTTCGCGCTCTTCATCTATGCGGTTGGCTACGAAAGCGGGCCGCAGTTCTTTAGCTCCCTCAATCGCAGCACGCTGCGCGAGATCGCCATGGCGGTGTTTCTTGCGGTGAGCGGCCTGGTCACCATTCTTGTCTGCGGCAAGCTGTTCGGCTTCGACAAGGGGCTGACTGCAGGCATTGCGGCGGGCGGCATGACGCAGTCGGCTGTGATCGGCACGGCGGGCGATGCCCTGTCACGCATGGGCTTGCCGGCCGATGAGGTGGCACGCCTGCAGTCGAACGTGGCCATCGGCTATGCGGTGACGTACGTGTTCGGCAGCCTGGGCGCCATCATCATGTGCGTGAATATTCTGCCGCGCCTGATGGGGCGTGAGCTGCGCGACGATGCCAAGAAAGCCGAGCTTGAAATGGCCGGCGGCAAGCGTCCGCTGGAGCAGGGCGAGGTGGCGTCGCTGCCGGCGCTGGTCGGGCGCGTGTACGACGTGACCACGGGTGCGGGCAAGACCGTGGCGGAAGTCGAAACCACGTTGGATGACGGTATCACCATCGAACGCGTCCTGCGCAACGGCGAGGAAATCGCCATCGCGCCGAATCTGACGCTGCAACATGCCGATCGCGTCCTGCTGATCGGCCGCCGGGAAGCCGCTGCCAAAGCCTGGACGCTGCTGGGTGACGAGTCTGCGATGTCTTCCGACATGGACCAGCCGCTGCAGGTGCGCGACGTCGTGTTCACGCGCAAGGGCGCAAGCCACAAGACGCTGGGCGAACTCAAAGCGCAGGCCACGCGCGACATGAAGCATGGCGTGTACATCGCACGCATTACGCGCATGGGCAAGGCCGTGCCGCTGCTGGACGGCACCATCCTGCTGCACGGTGATGTCGTCACGCTGCACGGCGCACCGTCCGACATCAAGCGCGCGTCTGTCGAAGTCGGCTATCCCGTGCCGCCTGGTGACAAGACGGACTTTGTTTATCTCGGCCTGGGTGTGCTCGTCGGCCTGCTGATTGGCACGCTGGTGGCAAAGGTGGGCGGCATTCCGCTCACGCTGGGCAGTGGCGGCGGGGCGCTGCTTTCGGGGCTGGTGTTTGGCTGGCTGCGCGGCAAGCACCCGACCTTTGGCCAGTTGCCGAACGCGGCATCGCAAATCCTCAAGGACATGGGCTTGGCCGCATTCGTCGCATGCGTGGGGCTGGGCTCTGGCGCGCAGGCGTGGGCGACGCTGCAGAAGAGCGGCGTGTCGATCTTCATTGCCGGCGTGATCGTCACGATGGTGCCGTTGATCCTGACCTACCTGTTCGGCCGTTATGTGCTCCGCTACGACAACGTTGCCGTGCTGGCGGGTGCACTGTCAGGCGCGCGTTCGGCCAACCCTGCGTTTGGCGGCGTGCTGGAGAAAGCCGAGAGCAGTGTGCCGACCATCCCCTTTGCCATTACCTACGCGCTGGCGAACGTGCTGCTGACCCTGCTGGGTCCGCTTGTCATCGCCTTCGCCTGA
- a CDS encoding IclR family transcriptional regulator, producing the protein METTEVEDDLPPDGDADDARANRDRSGIQSIEVGTQLLVALTHAMRAMALGDLARAAGMHPSKAHRYLVSLQRVGAVSQDPLTGRYELGPFALRLGLASLNRTDAIVRTRPLLAGMRDQTGHTIGIAVWSDRGPTVVHWEKAGGAPGVNLRIGDVMPMLNSATGRLFGAYLPIEQTLPLVERELHERASDDLPGLPRSLTDYYRLCEDIRREGASWVSGSLLPGVSALSLPVFGERGQLELVLIALNLQPLFHAERGGELEATLRAFVTQLSAMLRVPAPEPAKAGARRARATR; encoded by the coding sequence ATGGAGACCACTGAAGTCGAAGACGATCTGCCACCCGATGGCGATGCTGACGATGCGCGCGCAAATCGCGACCGTTCTGGCATCCAGTCCATCGAGGTCGGCACGCAATTGCTGGTTGCGCTGACGCACGCCATGCGCGCGATGGCGCTGGGTGATCTGGCACGTGCAGCGGGCATGCATCCGTCCAAGGCGCATCGCTATCTGGTGAGCCTGCAACGCGTGGGTGCTGTCTCGCAAGACCCGCTCACCGGCCGTTATGAGCTTGGGCCCTTTGCGCTGCGTCTGGGGTTGGCGAGTCTGAACCGCACCGATGCCATCGTCCGCACACGGCCTTTGCTGGCTGGCATGCGTGACCAGACCGGCCACACCATCGGCATTGCTGTGTGGAGCGATCGCGGCCCAACCGTCGTGCACTGGGAAAAGGCCGGTGGCGCACCTGGGGTGAACCTGCGCATCGGTGACGTCATGCCGATGCTCAATTCCGCGACTGGGCGCCTGTTCGGTGCGTATCTGCCGATCGAGCAGACACTGCCGCTGGTCGAGCGCGAACTGCACGAGCGCGCCAGCGATGATCTGCCGGGCCTGCCGCGCTCGCTGACGGACTACTACCGTTTATGCGAAGACATTCGCCGGGAAGGCGCGTCGTGGGTCTCGGGCAGCCTGTTGCCCGGGGTGAGCGCGCTGTCATTACCGGTGTTTGGCGAGCGTGGGCAACTGGAGCTGGTACTCATCGCGCTGAACCTGCAGCCGCTCTTTCATGCGGAACGCGGCGGCGAACTGGAAGCCACGCTGCGGGCCTTCGTGACACAGCTTTCTGCCATGCTGCGGGTGCCGGCACCGGAACCGGCCAAGGCGGGCGCCCGTCGAGCCCGTGCGACGCGTTAG
- a CDS encoding branched-chain amino acid ABC transporter permease: MDLSIAAILAQDGVTSGAIYALLALALVLVFSVTRVIFIPQGEFVAYGALTLAAIQANKAPLSASMLVALGVLTFLVEMGRTLLQPELRLHALRTGAIYAGKYLVFPLAVYAAASMLAPMTLPMAVQVALALLIVIPMGPMIYRLAYEPLAEASTLVLLIVSVGVHFAMVGLGLVMFGAEGSRTDAFSDARFDLGALSVSGQSLWVVAVSVLMIVALYFYFGRTVSGKALRATAVNRLGARLVGIGTTQAGRLAFTLAAALGALCGILIAPLTTVYYESGFLIGLKGFVGAIVGGLVSYPVAALGALLVGLLESYSSFWASAFKEVIVFTLIIPVLLWRSLTTKHVEEEE, translated from the coding sequence ATGGACTTGTCGATTGCCGCCATCCTGGCGCAGGACGGCGTGACATCAGGCGCGATCTACGCGCTCCTGGCATTGGCGCTCGTGCTGGTGTTTTCGGTCACGCGTGTGATCTTCATCCCGCAGGGGGAGTTCGTCGCCTATGGCGCGCTCACGCTGGCAGCCATTCAGGCCAACAAGGCGCCGCTATCGGCGTCGATGCTGGTTGCCCTTGGCGTGCTGACCTTCCTCGTCGAGATGGGCCGCACGCTGCTGCAGCCCGAGTTGCGCTTGCATGCGTTGCGCACGGGCGCCATCTACGCGGGCAAGTACCTTGTCTTTCCGCTGGCGGTGTACGCCGCGGCCAGCATGCTCGCGCCGATGACGCTGCCAATGGCCGTACAGGTGGCGCTCGCACTGCTGATCGTCATTCCGATGGGGCCGATGATCTACCGCCTGGCCTACGAGCCCCTGGCCGAAGCGAGCACGCTGGTGCTGCTGATCGTCTCGGTGGGCGTGCACTTTGCGATGGTGGGGCTGGGCCTCGTGATGTTCGGCGCAGAAGGCTCGCGCACCGATGCGTTTTCCGACGCGCGCTTTGATCTGGGCGCGCTCTCGGTGTCGGGCCAGAGCCTGTGGGTGGTAGCGGTGTCGGTGCTGATGATTGTGGCGCTGTACTTCTACTTTGGTCGTACGGTGTCAGGCAAGGCGCTTCGCGCCACGGCGGTGAACCGCCTCGGTGCACGTCTCGTCGGTATCGGCACTACGCAAGCCGGGCGCTTGGCCTTTACGCTGGCCGCGGCGCTGGGCGCGCTGTGCGGCATCCTGATCGCGCCCCTCACCACGGTGTACTACGAATCCGGTTTCCTGATCGGCCTGAAGGGTTTCGTGGGGGCCATCGTCGGGGGGCTGGTCAGCTATCCGGTGGCTGCCCTGGGCGCGCTGCTGGTGGGGCTGCTGGAGTCGTATTCATCGTTCTGGGCGTCGGCGTTCAAGGAGGTGATCGTATTCACGCTCATCATCCCGGTGCTGCTGTGGCGGTCGCTCACCACCAAGCACGTCGAAGAAGAGGAATAA
- a CDS encoding ABC transporter ATP-binding protein yields MSIILEVKDLHVRYGKVEALHGANLKVETGQIVTVIGPNGAGKSTMLGAIMGALPTTGSANGVVSYLGHNLTGLPVEKRVARGMCLVPEKRELFATMSVEDNLVLGAYRRKRAGERNYLDQMDVVYDLFPRLKERRVQEAGTLSGGERQMLAVGRALMAKPQLLMLDEPSLGLAPLIVKEIFHIISDLRKTGVATLLIEQNARAALQVADYGYVLETGDMTLEGPAQELAVNPRVIETYLGLAKKAA; encoded by the coding sequence ATGTCGATCATTCTCGAAGTGAAGGACCTGCATGTCCGCTACGGCAAGGTGGAAGCGCTGCACGGCGCCAACTTGAAGGTGGAGACCGGGCAGATCGTCACCGTCATCGGCCCGAACGGCGCGGGCAAGTCGACCATGCTGGGCGCCATCATGGGCGCGCTGCCGACCACCGGTTCGGCCAATGGCGTGGTCTCGTATCTCGGTCACAACCTGACCGGGCTGCCAGTGGAAAAGCGTGTGGCGCGCGGCATGTGCCTGGTGCCGGAAAAGCGCGAGCTGTTCGCCACCATGAGCGTGGAAGACAACCTCGTGCTCGGCGCCTACCGTCGCAAGCGCGCGGGTGAGCGCAACTATCTGGACCAGATGGACGTGGTCTACGACCTGTTCCCGCGCCTGAAGGAGCGTCGCGTGCAGGAAGCCGGCACGCTCTCCGGCGGCGAGCGGCAGATGCTGGCCGTGGGCCGTGCGTTGATGGCCAAACCGCAGTTGCTGATGCTGGACGAGCCGAGTCTTGGCCTAGCGCCGCTGATCGTGAAAGAGATCTTCCACATCATCAGTGACCTGCGCAAAACCGGCGTGGCGACGCTGCTGATCGAACAGAACGCGCGCGCCGCCCTGCAGGTGGCCGACTACGGCTATGTGCTGGAAACCGGGGACATGACGCTCGAAGGCCCAGCGCAGGAACTGGCCGTCAACCCGCGCGTGATCGAGACCTACCTGGGCCTGGCAAAGAAGGCAGCCTGA
- a CDS encoding surface-adhesin E family protein, with protein MKTGGWRPQSAIAATLLVVAQWAAMPAFAQTISTSAAAPAMSATPATPAASTTPERASDDTRWRRFVGATGVVSYVDKQSVQPQVEAQAGTPTVHFNLLRNVLPDFTIKTSDGQPIRSSVKQVVLDCAQRTYTVIAQTLYRTRNASGNPLYQIRYGEDAQSRSLHAGSVFDWIAGRFCSVQPH; from the coding sequence ATGAAAACAGGAGGCTGGCGCCCGCAAAGCGCCATCGCGGCAACCCTCTTGGTTGTTGCGCAGTGGGCAGCAATGCCCGCGTTTGCTCAAACCATATCTACGTCGGCGGCTGCGCCGGCCATGTCCGCAACCCCGGCAACCCCCGCCGCATCCACAACGCCCGAGCGTGCCAGCGACGATACTCGCTGGCGCCGCTTCGTCGGCGCCACCGGCGTGGTGTCGTACGTCGACAAGCAATCCGTCCAGCCGCAGGTGGAGGCGCAAGCCGGCACACCCACCGTGCACTTCAATCTGTTGCGCAACGTCCTGCCCGATTTCACGATCAAGACGTCGGACGGCCAACCGATCCGTTCGTCGGTCAAGCAGGTGGTGCTCGACTGCGCGCAGCGCACCTACACGGTGATTGCGCAGACGCTCTATCGCACACGCAACGCCAGCGGTAACCCGCTCTACCAGATCCGCTATGGCGAAGATGCGCAAAGCCGCTCGCTTCACGCGGGCAGCGTGTTTGACTGGATTGCCGGGCGATTCTGCTCAGTGCAGCCGCACTGA
- a CDS encoding MBL fold metallo-hydrolase yields the protein MAKAFASQADLEAKQVTFTQLSPNAYAYTAEGDPNSGVIIGDDSVLIVDTTATPAMAQDLIARIRAITDKPIKHVVLSHYHAVRVLGASAYFAEGAQNIIASRGTYEMIVERGEADMKSEIERFPRLFAGVETVPGLTWPTLVFERELTLFLGKLEVKILHLGAGHTKGDTVVWIPSQKVLFSGDLVEYDAACYCGDAQLEEWPATLDALRALGADKLVPGRGPALLNPAEVDKGLAYTRDFVSTLLERGREAVAQKMDLKAAMAHTRAAMDPKFGHVFIYEHCLPFDVTRAFDEASGIKHPRIWTAQRDQEMWAALQN from the coding sequence ATGGCCAAAGCCTTCGCCTCGCAAGCCGACCTCGAGGCCAAACAAGTCACCTTCACCCAGCTCTCTCCCAACGCCTACGCCTACACCGCCGAGGGCGACCCAAACTCGGGCGTCATCATCGGCGACGACTCGGTGCTGATCGTCGACACCACCGCCACCCCGGCGATGGCCCAAGACCTGATCGCACGCATCCGCGCCATCACCGACAAGCCAATCAAGCACGTAGTGCTGTCGCACTACCACGCGGTGCGCGTGCTGGGCGCATCGGCCTACTTTGCTGAAGGCGCACAGAACATCATCGCCAGCCGCGGCACGTACGAGATGATCGTCGAGCGTGGTGAGGCGGATATGAAGTCGGAAATCGAACGCTTCCCGCGCCTGTTCGCGGGTGTCGAAACCGTGCCTGGCCTGACCTGGCCGACGCTGGTGTTCGAGCGCGAACTCACACTGTTCCTCGGCAAGCTGGAAGTGAAGATCCTGCACCTGGGCGCCGGCCACACGAAGGGCGACACGGTGGTGTGGATTCCGTCGCAGAAGGTGCTGTTCTCGGGCGACCTGGTTGAATACGACGCCGCCTGCTACTGCGGTGACGCGCAACTCGAAGAGTGGCCCGCCACGCTGGATGCGCTGCGTGCACTAGGTGCCGACAAACTGGTGCCCGGCCGCGGCCCGGCGCTGCTCAACCCCGCCGAAGTCGACAAGGGCCTCGCCTACACCCGCGATTTCGTCTCGACGCTGCTCGAGCGCGGCCGCGAAGCCGTGGCGCAGAAGATGGACCTCAAGGCCGCCATGGCGCACACCCGCGCCGCGATGGACCCGAAGTTCGGCCACGTCTTCATCTACGAACACTGCCTGCCGTTTGACGTGACGCGCGCCTTTGACGAAGCCAGCGGCATCAAGCACCCGCGCATCTGGACCGCCCAGCGCGATCAGGAAATGTGGGCCGCACTGCAGAACTGA